A genomic window from Variovorax paradoxus includes:
- a CDS encoding tripartite tricarboxylate transporter substrate binding protein encodes MTAASFPQRHRRTVLRAAALALGLGASALAFAQQAPAGWPTRPISLVVPFPAGGTTDVLARALADRLSQSLGQPVVVESKPGAGATLGADYVAKAKPDGYTLLMGAVHHTIATSVYKKLPYDFQKDLAPITVVAMVPNVLVINAANTPAKNVAELVAFAKASPGKLAYGSNGNGTAQHLIGTQFQSSTGTTLLHVPYKGSGPLTTDLLGGQVAMSFDTITPVLQHIKGGKLRALAVTTARRSSVLPDVPTLEEAGLKGFDIGTWFGVLAPAATPKEIVARLNAEMVKIIHSPDFAQRMQAIGAEPLGGTQEEMARQIREETAKFAKLVKEGGVVID; translated from the coding sequence ATGACAGCAGCTTCCTTCCCCCAGCGCCACCGGCGCACGGTGCTTCGGGCCGCGGCGCTCGCGCTCGGCCTCGGCGCCTCTGCGCTGGCGTTTGCGCAGCAGGCACCCGCCGGCTGGCCGACGCGGCCCATCAGCCTCGTCGTGCCCTTCCCGGCTGGCGGCACCACCGACGTGCTGGCCCGCGCGCTGGCCGACAGGCTTTCGCAATCGCTCGGCCAGCCGGTGGTGGTCGAGAGCAAGCCCGGCGCCGGCGCCACGCTCGGCGCCGACTACGTGGCCAAGGCCAAGCCCGACGGCTACACGCTGCTCATGGGCGCGGTGCACCACACCATCGCAACCAGCGTCTACAAGAAGCTGCCCTACGACTTCCAGAAAGACCTGGCGCCGATCACCGTCGTGGCCATGGTGCCCAACGTGCTGGTCATCAACGCCGCCAACACGCCCGCGAAGAACGTGGCCGAACTGGTTGCGTTCGCCAAGGCCTCGCCCGGCAAGCTGGCCTACGGCTCCAATGGCAACGGCACGGCGCAGCACCTGATCGGCACGCAGTTCCAGTCCAGCACCGGCACCACGCTGCTGCACGTGCCCTACAAGGGCAGCGGCCCGCTCACCACCGACCTGCTCGGCGGGCAGGTGGCGATGTCCTTCGACACCATCACGCCGGTGCTGCAGCACATCAAGGGCGGCAAGCTGCGCGCGCTGGCCGTGACCACCGCGCGCCGCTCGTCGGTGCTGCCGGACGTACCGACGCTGGAGGAAGCGGGGCTCAAGGGCTTCGACATCGGCACCTGGTTCGGCGTGCTTGCGCCGGCAGCCACGCCGAAGGAGATCGTTGCGCGCCTCAACGCCGAGATGGTGAAGATCATCCACTCGCCCGATTTCGCGCAGCGCATGCAGGCCATCGGCGCCGAGCCGCTGGGCGGCACGCAGGAAGAAATGGCGCGGCAGATTCGGGAAGAGACGGCCAAGTTCGCGAAGCTGGTGAAAGAGGGGGGCGTGGTGATCGACTAG
- a CDS encoding YciI family protein — MFIVTLTYIRPLEEVDALMDPHMVWLRKHYESGLFVASGRQVPRTGGVILARSGDREGLEAVLARDPFVQGGVARADVTEFVPSMTAPSIEVLKTF; from the coding sequence ATGTTCATCGTCACCCTTACCTACATCCGCCCGCTCGAAGAAGTCGACGCGCTGATGGACCCGCACATGGTCTGGTTGAGGAAGCACTATGAAAGCGGGCTGTTCGTGGCTTCGGGCCGCCAGGTGCCGCGCACGGGTGGCGTGATCCTCGCCCGTTCGGGCGACCGCGAAGGGCTGGAGGCCGTGCTGGCGCGCGACCCGTTCGTGCAGGGCGGCGTGGCGCGCGCCGACGTGACCGAGTTCGTGCCGAGCATGACGGCCCCCAGCATCGAGGTTCTGAAGACGTTCTGA
- a CDS encoding tartrate dehydrogenase, translating to MSSYSIATIPGDGIGKEVIPAGRQVMEALAAASGGALHFSFEDFGWGGDWYRAHGEMMPADGLDALRKKDAILFGSAGDPHIPDHITLWGLRLKICQGFDQYANVRPTRILPGIDGPLKRCAPGQLDWVIVRENSEGEYAGVGGRVHQGHPIEAATDVSMMTRAGVERIMRFAFRLARSRPRKLLTVVTKSNAQRHAMVMWDEIALQISKEFPDVTWDKELVDACTARMVNRPASLDTIVATNLHADILSDLAAALAGSLGIAPTGNIDPERRYPSMFEPIHGSAFDIMGKGLANPVGTFWSVVMLLEHLGEAEAARRVMAAVEHVTANPSLHTRDLGGSATTEQVTRAVCAHIAGEAVRLAA from the coding sequence ATGAGCAGCTACAGCATTGCCACCATTCCCGGCGACGGCATCGGCAAGGAAGTGATCCCGGCGGGGCGCCAGGTGATGGAAGCGCTGGCCGCGGCCTCCGGTGGCGCGCTGCATTTCAGCTTCGAAGACTTCGGCTGGGGCGGCGACTGGTACCGCGCGCACGGCGAGATGATGCCGGCCGACGGCCTCGACGCACTGCGCAAGAAAGACGCAATTCTTTTCGGCTCCGCTGGCGATCCGCACATTCCCGACCACATCACGCTCTGGGGCCTGCGCCTGAAGATCTGCCAGGGCTTCGACCAGTACGCCAACGTGCGGCCCACGCGCATCCTGCCGGGCATCGACGGGCCGCTCAAGCGCTGCGCGCCGGGTCAGCTCGACTGGGTGATCGTGCGCGAGAACTCCGAGGGCGAGTACGCCGGCGTCGGCGGCCGCGTGCACCAGGGCCACCCCATCGAAGCCGCCACCGACGTGAGCATGATGACCCGCGCGGGCGTCGAACGCATCATGCGTTTCGCCTTCAGGCTGGCCCGCTCGCGGCCGCGCAAGCTGCTCACCGTGGTCACCAAGAGCAACGCGCAGCGCCACGCGATGGTGATGTGGGACGAGATCGCGCTGCAGATCTCGAAGGAGTTCCCCGACGTGACATGGGACAAGGAACTGGTCGACGCCTGCACCGCGCGCATGGTCAACCGCCCGGCCTCGCTCGACACCATCGTCGCCACCAACCTGCACGCCGACATCCTCAGCGACCTCGCGGCGGCGCTGGCGGGCAGCCTGGGCATCGCGCCCACCGGCAACATCGACCCGGAGCGGCGCTATCCGTCGATGTTCGAGCCCATCCACGGTTCGGCCTTCGACATCATGGGCAAGGGGCTGGCCAATCCGGTCGGCACCTTCTGGTCGGTGGTGATGCTGCTCGAGCACCTGGGCGAGGCCGAGGCCGCGCGCCGCGTGATGGCTGCGGTGGAGCACGTCACGGCCAACCCGTCGCTGCACACCCGCGACCTGGGCGGCAGCGCGACCACGGAGCAGGTGACGCGCGCGGTATGCGCGCACATTGCCGGCGAGGCCGTGCGGCTTGCGGCCTGA